A single region of the Populus nigra chromosome 2, ddPopNigr1.1, whole genome shotgun sequence genome encodes:
- the LOC133681553 gene encoding autophagy-related protein 8f-like isoform X2: MISRRAETARIREKYPDRIPVIVEKAERSDIPNIDKIKYLVPADLTVGQFVYVIRKRIKLSAEKAIFIFVDNVLPPTGAIMSSIYDEKKDEDAFLYVTYSGENTFGCQILP; encoded by the exons ATGATTTcg AGGAGGGCTGAAACTGCGAGAATCAGGGAGAAATACCCGGACAGGATTCCG GTCATTGTGGAGAAGGCTGAGAGAAGCGATATTCCCAACATTGACAAGATAAA ATACCTAGTCCCGGCTGACCTGACAGTCGGTCAATTTGTTTATGTGATCCGGAAGAGAATTAAACTGAGTGCAGAAAAggcaatttttatatttgtggaCAATGTCCTCCCACCAACTG GAGCAATAATGTCGTCAATCTATGATGAAAAGAAGGATGAGGATGCATTTCTCTATGTCACATACAGTGGGGAAAACACATTTGGGTGCCAGATCTTGCCATAG
- the LOC133681553 gene encoding autophagy-related protein 8f-like isoform X1 — MTKSRFKQEHDFEKRRAETARIREKYPDRIPVIVEKAERSDIPNIDKIKYLVPADLTVGQFVYVIRKRIKLSAEKAIFIFVDNVLPPTGAIMSSIYDEKKDEDAFLYVTYSGENTFGCQILP; from the exons ATGACTAAGAGCCGTTTCAAGCAAGAGCATGATTTcg agaagAGGAGGGCTGAAACTGCGAGAATCAGGGAGAAATACCCGGACAGGATTCCG GTCATTGTGGAGAAGGCTGAGAGAAGCGATATTCCCAACATTGACAAGATAAA ATACCTAGTCCCGGCTGACCTGACAGTCGGTCAATTTGTTTATGTGATCCGGAAGAGAATTAAACTGAGTGCAGAAAAggcaatttttatatttgtggaCAATGTCCTCCCACCAACTG GAGCAATAATGTCGTCAATCTATGATGAAAAGAAGGATGAGGATGCATTTCTCTATGTCACATACAGTGGGGAAAACACATTTGGGTGCCAGATCTTGCCATAG
- the LOC133681721 gene encoding scarecrow-like protein 6 isoform X2 yields MKAMPLPSEDFQGKGVLDFSSSTTSSPDSLYQYHHKWQNNNSKESCGFFVGGAEPTSVLDTISRRSPPTSSSTLSSSQGGGGGGGGASTDTTNDVAAAGGSIPCIDEECGQQLGMEDWESVLPGSPSQEQSILRLIMGDIEDPSVGLNKLLQGGSRSLDMEHASGFGVVDQVFGFDISNMSSASANFVANNNNIDPSSIHGLFQQQQQQAAFDQDEKPQILNPGMISNQNQHQSVQNPAMFLPFSYSQLQEHHNNQHFLSPPPSKRLNSGLVGVNYVPKVFDSRPPELFLPRQHQQQQQNHQFQMLQQQQQQQQRQGVIMNQKIASDELANQQQLQQAIINPICQAAELIENRNPVLAQGILARLNHQLSLPIGKPYQRTAFYFKDALQLLLHSSSNNSIDTACNLIFKIGAYKSFSEISPILQFANFTCNQVLLEAFEGFERIHIVDFDIGYGGQWASLMQELALKTGGAPSLKITAFASPSSHDELELGFTQENLRIFASEMNMPFELEILSLESLGSGSWPMPPRTSEKEVTAVNLPIGSFSNDPSTLPLALRFVKQLSPKVVVSLDRGCDRSDLPFGHHINHAIQSYSGLLESLDAVNVNLDILQKIERFLVQPGIEKIVLGRHRCPDRTPSWRNLFLQSGFTPLTFSNFTESQAEYLVQRTPVRGFHVETRQSSLVLCWQRKDLISASAWRC; encoded by the exons ATGAAGGCCATGCCCCTACCCTCTGAGGACTTTCAAGGGAAGGGGGTGTTAGATTTCTCTTCGTCTACTACTTCCTCTCCAGATTCACTGTATCAATACCACCACAAGTGGCAGAACAACAACAGCAAAGAAAGTTGTGGTTTTTTTGTGGGCGGTGCTGAGCCCACATCTGTGCTTGACACAATAAGCAGACGAAGCCCACCAACATCGTCCTCAACACTGTCTTCTTCTCAAGGCGGAGGAGGTGGTGGCGGAGGAGCCTCCACCGACACCACCAACGACGTGGCAGCAGCTGGTGGAAGCATCCCTTGTATAGATGAAGAATGTGGACAGCAACTTGGAATGGAGGATTGGGAGAGTGTGTTGCCAGGTTCTCCTAGTCAAGAGCAGTCAATTTTAAGGCTAATTATGGGTGATATCGAGGACCCATCCGTGGGACTCAACAAGCTGTTACAAGGTGGAAGTAGGTCTCTAGATATGGAGCATGCATCAGGTTTTGGTGTTGTAGATCAAGTTTTTGGCTTTGATATATCCAATATGAGTTCTGCAAGTGCCAACTTCGttgccaacaacaacaacattgaTCCTTCTTCAATCCATG GTTTGTTTcagcaacaacagcagcaggCAGCATTTGATCAAGATGAGAAGCCGCAGATTTTGAATCCAGGGATGATAAGCAACCAGAACCAACACCAGTCTGTGCAAAATCCAGCTATGTTTTTGCCATTCTCATATTCACAATTACAAGAGCATCATAATAACCAGCATTTCTTATCACCACCGCCGTCGAAAAGGCTTAATTCTGGGCTTGTTGGAGTCAATTATGTGCCAAAAGTCTTTGATTCGAGGCCTCCAGAGTTGTTTCTTCCACGACAACATCAACAACAGCAGCAGAATCATCAGTTTCAAATGTtgcagcaacagcagcagcagcagcagaggcAGGGAGTGATCATGAATCAGAAAATTGCAAGCGATGAATTGGCAAACCAGCAGCAGCTTCAACAGGCAATAATAAACCCGATATGTCAAGCAGCAGAGCTGATCGAAAATAGGAATCCGGTACTTGCGCAAGGGATATTGGCGCGGCTCAATCACCAGCTCTCTCTTCCTATCGGTAAGCCTTACCAAAGGACTGCTTTTTATTTCAAGGATGCCTTGCAGTTGCTTCTCCACTCGAGCAGCAACAACTCAATTGATACTGCTTGTAACCTGATTTTCAAGATTGGTGCTTATAAATCTTTCTCCGAGATCTCACCAATCCTCCAGTTTGCGAATTTTACTTGCAACCAAGTTCTTCTCGAGGCTTTTGAGGGGTTCGAGAGAATTcatattgttgattttgatattgGATATGGTGGACAATGGGCTTCTCTTATGCAAGAACTGGCTTTGAAGACTGGAGGTGCCCCTTCTCTTAAAATCACTGCTTTTGCTTCTCCTTCCTCACATGATGAGCTCGAGCTTGGTTTCACTCAAGAAAATTTAAGAATCTTTGCAAGTGAAATGAACATGCCATTCGAGCTTGAAATTTTAAGCCTTGAATCCTTGGGTTCTGGTTCTTGGCCAATGCCTCCGCGCACATCGGAAAAGGAAGTAACTGCTGTGAATCTTCCAATTGGCTCCTTTTCAAATGACCCATCAACTCTTCCTCTGGCTCTTCGCTTTGTAAAGCAACTGTCACCCAAAGTTGTGGTCTCTTTGGACAGAGGCTGTGACCGAAGCGACCTCCCATTTGGGCACCATATCAACCATGCCATTCAATCTTATTCAGGCCTGCTGGAATCACTGGATGCTGTGAATGTGAACTTGGATATATTACAAAAGATTGAGAGGTTTTTGGTCCAACCAGGCATTGAGAAAATTGTTCTGGGTCGTCATCGTTGCCCTGATAGGACTCCTTCTTGGAGGAATCTCTTTTTGCAGTCTGGTTTCACTCCATTGACTTTCAGTAACTTCACCGAGTCACAAGCCGAGTATTTGGTGCAACGTACTCCAGTTAGGGGTTTCCATGTTGAAACGAGACAATCTTCTCTTGTTCTTTGCTGGCAACGGAAGGACCTGATATCGGCTTCTGCTTGGAGGtgttaa
- the LOC133681721 gene encoding scarecrow-like protein 22 isoform X1, which yields MKAMPLPSEDFQGKGVLDFSSSTTSSPDSLYQYHHKWQNNNSKESCGFFVGGAEPTSVLDTISRRSPPTSSSTLSSSQGGGGGGGGASTDTTNDVAAAGGSIPCIDEECGQQLGMEDWESVLPGSPSQEQSILRLIMGDIEDPSVGLNKLLQGGSRSLDMEHASGFGVVDQVFGFDISNMSSASANFVANNNNIDPSSIHGINLLPGLFQQQQQQAAFDQDEKPQILNPGMISNQNQHQSVQNPAMFLPFSYSQLQEHHNNQHFLSPPPSKRLNSGLVGVNYVPKVFDSRPPELFLPRQHQQQQQNHQFQMLQQQQQQQQRQGVIMNQKIASDELANQQQLQQAIINPICQAAELIENRNPVLAQGILARLNHQLSLPIGKPYQRTAFYFKDALQLLLHSSSNNSIDTACNLIFKIGAYKSFSEISPILQFANFTCNQVLLEAFEGFERIHIVDFDIGYGGQWASLMQELALKTGGAPSLKITAFASPSSHDELELGFTQENLRIFASEMNMPFELEILSLESLGSGSWPMPPRTSEKEVTAVNLPIGSFSNDPSTLPLALRFVKQLSPKVVVSLDRGCDRSDLPFGHHINHAIQSYSGLLESLDAVNVNLDILQKIERFLVQPGIEKIVLGRHRCPDRTPSWRNLFLQSGFTPLTFSNFTESQAEYLVQRTPVRGFHVETRQSSLVLCWQRKDLISASAWRC from the exons ATGAAGGCCATGCCCCTACCCTCTGAGGACTTTCAAGGGAAGGGGGTGTTAGATTTCTCTTCGTCTACTACTTCCTCTCCAGATTCACTGTATCAATACCACCACAAGTGGCAGAACAACAACAGCAAAGAAAGTTGTGGTTTTTTTGTGGGCGGTGCTGAGCCCACATCTGTGCTTGACACAATAAGCAGACGAAGCCCACCAACATCGTCCTCAACACTGTCTTCTTCTCAAGGCGGAGGAGGTGGTGGCGGAGGAGCCTCCACCGACACCACCAACGACGTGGCAGCAGCTGGTGGAAGCATCCCTTGTATAGATGAAGAATGTGGACAGCAACTTGGAATGGAGGATTGGGAGAGTGTGTTGCCAGGTTCTCCTAGTCAAGAGCAGTCAATTTTAAGGCTAATTATGGGTGATATCGAGGACCCATCCGTGGGACTCAACAAGCTGTTACAAGGTGGAAGTAGGTCTCTAGATATGGAGCATGCATCAGGTTTTGGTGTTGTAGATCAAGTTTTTGGCTTTGATATATCCAATATGAGTTCTGCAAGTGCCAACTTCGttgccaacaacaacaacattgaTCCTTCTTCAATCCATG GGATCAATCTTTTGCCAGGTTTGTTTcagcaacaacagcagcaggCAGCATTTGATCAAGATGAGAAGCCGCAGATTTTGAATCCAGGGATGATAAGCAACCAGAACCAACACCAGTCTGTGCAAAATCCAGCTATGTTTTTGCCATTCTCATATTCACAATTACAAGAGCATCATAATAACCAGCATTTCTTATCACCACCGCCGTCGAAAAGGCTTAATTCTGGGCTTGTTGGAGTCAATTATGTGCCAAAAGTCTTTGATTCGAGGCCTCCAGAGTTGTTTCTTCCACGACAACATCAACAACAGCAGCAGAATCATCAGTTTCAAATGTtgcagcaacagcagcagcagcagcagaggcAGGGAGTGATCATGAATCAGAAAATTGCAAGCGATGAATTGGCAAACCAGCAGCAGCTTCAACAGGCAATAATAAACCCGATATGTCAAGCAGCAGAGCTGATCGAAAATAGGAATCCGGTACTTGCGCAAGGGATATTGGCGCGGCTCAATCACCAGCTCTCTCTTCCTATCGGTAAGCCTTACCAAAGGACTGCTTTTTATTTCAAGGATGCCTTGCAGTTGCTTCTCCACTCGAGCAGCAACAACTCAATTGATACTGCTTGTAACCTGATTTTCAAGATTGGTGCTTATAAATCTTTCTCCGAGATCTCACCAATCCTCCAGTTTGCGAATTTTACTTGCAACCAAGTTCTTCTCGAGGCTTTTGAGGGGTTCGAGAGAATTcatattgttgattttgatattgGATATGGTGGACAATGGGCTTCTCTTATGCAAGAACTGGCTTTGAAGACTGGAGGTGCCCCTTCTCTTAAAATCACTGCTTTTGCTTCTCCTTCCTCACATGATGAGCTCGAGCTTGGTTTCACTCAAGAAAATTTAAGAATCTTTGCAAGTGAAATGAACATGCCATTCGAGCTTGAAATTTTAAGCCTTGAATCCTTGGGTTCTGGTTCTTGGCCAATGCCTCCGCGCACATCGGAAAAGGAAGTAACTGCTGTGAATCTTCCAATTGGCTCCTTTTCAAATGACCCATCAACTCTTCCTCTGGCTCTTCGCTTTGTAAAGCAACTGTCACCCAAAGTTGTGGTCTCTTTGGACAGAGGCTGTGACCGAAGCGACCTCCCATTTGGGCACCATATCAACCATGCCATTCAATCTTATTCAGGCCTGCTGGAATCACTGGATGCTGTGAATGTGAACTTGGATATATTACAAAAGATTGAGAGGTTTTTGGTCCAACCAGGCATTGAGAAAATTGTTCTGGGTCGTCATCGTTGCCCTGATAGGACTCCTTCTTGGAGGAATCTCTTTTTGCAGTCTGGTTTCACTCCATTGACTTTCAGTAACTTCACCGAGTCACAAGCCGAGTATTTGGTGCAACGTACTCCAGTTAGGGGTTTCCATGTTGAAACGAGACAATCTTCTCTTGTTCTTTGCTGGCAACGGAAGGACCTGATATCGGCTTCTGCTTGGAGGtgttaa